A window from Streptomyces sp. NBC_00271 encodes these proteins:
- a CDS encoding alcohol dehydrogenase catalytic domain-containing protein, whose amino-acid sequence MRATFMYGAGDVRVEHAPDPVIQQPTDAVVRVVLSCVCGSDLWPYKSMPAGEQGRPMGHEFLGVVEETGSDVTGVQRGDMVVAPFTYCDNTCDYCRKGLHSSCRNGGRYGWGGVDGGQGEAVRVPQATGTLVKLPVGEDSELLPSLLSLSDVLGTGHHGAVTAGVTRGDSVLVIGDGAVGLSAVLAAKRLGAEQIVLMGRHTARTDLGRDFGATDVVAERGEEGIARVRDLTGSRGADRVIEAVGTEQALQAAFGSVTDGGAISRLGVPQYELGPIGPAMIMRNITLTGGVSPARAYIEELLPDVLDGTLAPGRLFDRAVGLDEVPDGYRAMADREALKVLIRP is encoded by the coding sequence ATGCGAGCAACCTTCATGTACGGCGCGGGCGATGTACGCGTGGAGCACGCGCCCGACCCGGTCATCCAGCAGCCCACCGACGCCGTCGTACGAGTCGTCCTGTCCTGCGTCTGCGGCAGTGACCTGTGGCCGTACAAGTCCATGCCCGCCGGCGAACAGGGGCGGCCCATGGGCCATGAGTTCCTCGGCGTCGTCGAGGAGACCGGCTCCGACGTGACCGGAGTGCAGCGCGGTGACATGGTGGTCGCGCCGTTCACGTACTGCGACAACACCTGCGACTACTGCCGCAAGGGCCTGCACTCCTCGTGCCGCAACGGCGGCCGCTACGGCTGGGGTGGCGTCGACGGCGGGCAGGGCGAGGCCGTCCGCGTGCCCCAGGCCACCGGCACGCTCGTCAAGCTGCCCGTCGGCGAGGACTCCGAGCTGCTGCCTTCCTTGCTGTCCCTTTCCGACGTGCTGGGCACCGGCCATCACGGCGCGGTCACCGCCGGTGTCACCCGCGGTGACTCCGTTCTGGTGATCGGCGACGGAGCCGTCGGACTGTCGGCGGTGCTGGCCGCGAAGCGACTGGGCGCCGAGCAGATCGTCCTGATGGGACGGCACACCGCCCGCACCGACCTGGGGCGGGACTTCGGTGCCACGGACGTCGTGGCCGAACGCGGTGAGGAAGGCATCGCGCGCGTCCGTGACCTGACCGGCAGCCGCGGAGCCGATCGCGTCATCGAAGCCGTCGGCACCGAGCAGGCCCTGCAGGCGGCCTTCGGCTCCGTCACCGACGGCGGCGCCATCAGCCGCCTCGGCGTACCCCAGTACGAACTGGGCCCCATCGGCCCGGCCATGATCATGCGGAACATCACCCTGACCGGTGGTGTCTCCCCGGCCCGCGCGTACATCGAGGAACTTCTGCCGGACGTCCTCGACGGCACGCTCGCCCCCGGGCGCCTCTTCGACCGCGCCGTCGGCCTCGACGAAGTCCCCGACGGCTACCGCGCCATGGCCGATCGAGAGGCCCTCAAGGTCCTCATCCGCCCCTGA
- a CDS encoding FdhF/YdeP family oxidoreductase, giving the protein MTTSDADKAVADDESPHGAETPAGGEGPTTEKQSSQRAYHHPAAGWGAAKSVTHVLLREHTLIDGPRAIFKMNHESGGFDCPGCAWPDDTKGLKLDICENGIKHVTWEMTPKRAGRELFAAHSVSELATWTDFALEDTGRLTEPMVYNEETDHYEPITWKAAFELVGSELRALDDPNEAAFYTSGRLGNEATFLYQLMAREYGTNNLPDCSNMCHEASGRALQASLGTGKGTADLADWESADALFIMGVNAASNAPRMLTALAEAYRRGAQIVHVNPLIEAAATRTIVPHEFVDMALFKSTRTSTLNLQVRAGGDMALLRGMAKAVIEESASDPKALDREFIDRHTQGFEEYRALCEATPWHELERQSGLTRADILKAADVYSRSDRTLISWCLGVSQHEHGVDTVREIVNLLLLRGNLGREGAGPSPVRGHSNVQGNRTCGIDHRPTPEFLDRLADVCGIDPPRAHGLDTVGVVEGMHRGTVKVFVGMGGNFAMAAPDTSYTAEGLRRCGLTVQVSTKLNRSHVVHGRKALILPCLGRTEKDHQRRGPQSTSVEDSMSMVHLSLGMKRPASPHLLSEPAVIAGMARATLPDSAVPWEQYIEDYDRIRDTMAQVLDGFEDFNRRVRLPLGFRIKQPARELVFLTPSGRAEFSAAVLPDVVPKDDMLVLQTMRSHDQWNTTIYSDDDRYRGIKNLRTLVLMNRADMRSRGIIPGSLVDITATSKDGSKRSLTGYRALSYDMPRGCAAGYMPEMNALIGAADYSTQSDQPLMKTVNVRVTPSRL; this is encoded by the coding sequence ATGACTACCTCTGATGCCGACAAGGCTGTCGCGGACGACGAATCGCCGCACGGCGCGGAGACACCGGCTGGGGGCGAGGGACCCACCACCGAGAAGCAGTCGTCGCAGCGGGCCTACCATCATCCGGCCGCCGGCTGGGGTGCGGCCAAGAGCGTCACGCACGTCCTCCTGCGGGAACACACACTGATCGACGGGCCACGCGCCATCTTCAAGATGAACCACGAGAGCGGGGGGTTCGACTGCCCGGGCTGCGCGTGGCCCGACGACACCAAGGGTCTCAAGCTCGACATCTGTGAGAACGGCATCAAGCACGTCACCTGGGAGATGACGCCCAAGCGTGCCGGACGTGAGCTGTTCGCCGCGCACTCCGTCTCGGAGCTGGCGACATGGACCGACTTCGCGCTGGAGGACACGGGCAGGCTGACGGAGCCGATGGTCTACAACGAGGAGACGGACCACTACGAGCCCATCACCTGGAAGGCCGCGTTCGAGCTCGTCGGAAGCGAGCTGCGGGCCCTCGACGACCCGAACGAAGCCGCCTTCTACACCTCTGGACGGCTCGGCAACGAGGCGACGTTCCTGTACCAGTTGATGGCCCGTGAGTACGGCACCAACAATCTGCCCGACTGCTCCAACATGTGTCACGAGGCGTCAGGACGCGCCCTGCAGGCATCGCTCGGCACCGGAAAGGGCACGGCCGACCTCGCCGACTGGGAGAGTGCCGACGCCCTGTTCATCATGGGCGTCAACGCGGCCTCCAACGCTCCGCGCATGCTGACCGCGCTCGCCGAGGCATATCGGCGGGGTGCGCAGATCGTGCACGTCAATCCACTCATCGAGGCGGCCGCCACCCGGACCATCGTTCCGCACGAGTTCGTCGACATGGCCCTGTTCAAGTCGACGCGCACGAGCACGCTCAACCTGCAGGTCCGTGCGGGCGGCGACATGGCGCTCCTGCGTGGCATGGCCAAGGCGGTGATCGAGGAGTCGGCCTCGGACCCGAAGGCACTCGACCGCGAGTTCATCGACCGCCACACCCAGGGATTCGAGGAGTACCGGGCCCTGTGCGAGGCGACACCGTGGCACGAGCTGGAGCGCCAGTCCGGGCTGACGCGCGCGGACATCCTGAAGGCCGCCGACGTGTATTCGCGGTCCGACCGGACCCTGATCAGCTGGTGTCTGGGGGTGTCCCAGCACGAACACGGTGTGGACACCGTTCGGGAGATCGTCAATCTCCTGCTGCTGCGCGGGAACCTGGGGCGCGAGGGCGCCGGGCCGTCACCCGTGCGCGGGCACAGCAACGTGCAGGGGAACCGTACCTGCGGCATCGACCACCGGCCCACACCCGAGTTCCTCGACCGGCTCGCCGACGTCTGCGGCATAGACCCTCCCCGTGCGCACGGGCTGGACACGGTCGGCGTGGTCGAGGGGATGCACCGGGGCACGGTCAAGGTGTTCGTCGGAATGGGCGGCAACTTCGCGATGGCCGCCCCCGACACCTCGTACACCGCCGAAGGACTTCGGCGCTGCGGACTGACGGTCCAGGTCAGCACCAAGCTCAACCGCAGCCACGTGGTCCACGGCAGGAAGGCGCTCATCCTGCCGTGTCTCGGCCGGACGGAGAAGGACCACCAGCGTCGTGGGCCGCAGTCCACCTCCGTCGAGGACTCCATGAGCATGGTGCACCTGTCGCTCGGCATGAAGCGCCCGGCGTCGCCGCATCTGCTGTCCGAACCCGCCGTCATCGCCGGCATGGCGCGGGCGACTCTTCCCGACAGCGCCGTCCCGTGGGAGCAGTACATCGAGGACTACGACCGTATCCGGGACACCATGGCCCAAGTCCTGGACGGCTTCGAGGACTTCAACCGCCGCGTCCGGCTGCCGCTGGGGTTCCGGATCAAGCAACCTGCCCGCGAACTCGTCTTCCTCACCCCGTCCGGCCGCGCCGAGTTCTCCGCCGCCGTACTGCCGGATGTCGTGCCCAAGGACGACATGTTGGTGCTGCAGACGATGCGCTCCCACGACCAGTGGAACACGACCATCTACTCCGACGACGACCGCTATCGGGGTATCAAGAACCTGCGCACACTCGTCCTCATGAACCGCGCCGACATGCGCTCCCGTGGCATCATCCCCGGCAGCCTGGTCGACATCACGGCCACCTCCAAGGACGGCAGCAAGCGCTCCCTCACCGGGTACCGGGCGTTGAGCTACGACATGCCCCGTGGCTGCGCGGCGGGGTACATGCCCGAGATGAACGCCCTCATCGGCGCGGCCGACTACAGCACGCAAAGCGATCAGCCGCTGATGAAGACCGTCAACGTCCGTGTCACGCCGAGCCGGCTGTGA
- a CDS encoding SDR family NAD(P)-dependent oxidoreductase encodes MNASRIALVTGANQGLGRALAEGLATRMDPDDLVLLTGRSHQRVSDAAREVAHLPGTRSHVQGQVLDVTDTDDIARLADELRARHGGVDVVLSNAVARLLPEESQAERADEFIDVSNTATHAILRSFGPVLRPGGRLIVVASSLGTLGHLDPRLHHLFDGASLDQVEYAVESWRSAVHNKTAEEAGWPRWLNVPSKVAQVAAVRAVAAERRERDLADGTLIASVCPGMVDTATSRPWFSDFSQAQSPSEAARAVLDLVFTEHVDPALYGELIRFGKALPWHGGTPPVEQDRLLRP; translated from the coding sequence ATGAACGCTTCGCGCATCGCCCTCGTCACGGGCGCCAACCAGGGACTCGGACGTGCGCTCGCCGAAGGGCTGGCGACCCGTATGGACCCCGACGACCTCGTACTGCTCACCGGCCGCAGCCACCAGCGTGTCTCGGACGCCGCCCGCGAAGTGGCGCACCTGCCAGGCACACGCAGCCATGTCCAGGGCCAGGTCCTGGACGTCACCGACACCGACGACATCGCCCGACTCGCCGACGAACTCCGGGCACGGCACGGCGGCGTCGATGTCGTGCTCTCCAACGCCGTCGCCCGACTGCTGCCCGAGGAGTCCCAGGCCGAGCGCGCCGACGAGTTCATCGACGTCTCCAACACCGCCACCCACGCGATCCTGCGCTCGTTCGGACCCGTCCTGCGTCCGGGCGGCCGACTGATCGTCGTGGCCAGCAGCCTGGGCACCCTCGGCCACCTCGATCCGCGGCTGCACCACCTGTTCGACGGGGCGAGCCTCGACCAGGTCGAGTACGCCGTCGAGTCCTGGCGCAGCGCCGTCCACAACAAGACCGCCGAGGAGGCGGGCTGGCCACGCTGGCTGAACGTGCCCTCGAAGGTGGCCCAGGTCGCCGCCGTCCGCGCGGTCGCGGCCGAACGCCGCGAGCGCGACCTCGCCGACGGGACCCTGATCGCCTCCGTGTGCCCCGGCATGGTCGACACCGCCACCTCCCGGCCCTGGTTCAGCGACTTCAGCCAGGCCCAGTCGCCTTCCGAGGCCGCCCGTGCGGTGCTCGACCTGGTCTTCACCGAGCACGTCGATCCCGCCCTCTACGGCGAGTTGATCCGCTTCGGCAAGGCCCTGCCCTGGCACGGCGGGACGCCGCCGGTGGAGCAGGACCGACTGCTCAGGCCCTGA
- a CDS encoding MFS transporter — translation MSTPASPAPLQATSVGLPPRSRSGGRPALAAVLLGFFTIMVDAMIVNVALPSIGRGFDSGMTGLQWVVDGYTLTFAAFLLSAGAISDRVGARQGFAGGLGLFVVASAVCGMAPNLGVLVAARLVQGVGAAMVVPSSLALLREVFPDPAARARAVALWGVSGSVGSAAGPVAGGLLTVIDWRLIFFVNLPVGAVALAFLKRAQPSPRRSVPFDGTGQVAAVAALGGLTYAVIEAGADGFGTARVLVAFAVAVVAGVGYVVAQARGRHPMTPLPLPRSRTMSLSVAIGFALNIGFYGMIFLLGLYLQQVHGLSALATGVAFLPMTVLTSFISPVAARLSMRFGARMPVISGQLLMVAGLLAMVAVPAGAPVWLSVVLMMPVGAGGAMAVTALVALLLDSVPAERAGVAGGVLNAARQLGGALAVAAFGALVADRAGFVDGLHTSLLIAAATVGVTVLATVSLRPAPHT, via the coding sequence GTGTCCACGCCCGCCTCGCCCGCCCCTCTCCAGGCCACCTCTGTCGGCCTGCCACCGCGCAGCAGGTCCGGTGGGCGCCCGGCGCTGGCCGCCGTGCTGCTCGGCTTCTTCACGATCATGGTCGACGCGATGATCGTGAACGTCGCGCTGCCCTCGATCGGGCGCGGCTTCGACAGCGGGATGACCGGGCTGCAGTGGGTGGTCGACGGCTACACCCTCACCTTCGCCGCGTTCCTGCTGTCCGCGGGCGCGATCAGTGACCGTGTCGGGGCCCGCCAGGGGTTCGCCGGGGGCCTGGGCCTGTTCGTCGTGGCGTCCGCGGTGTGCGGGATGGCGCCGAACCTGGGCGTTCTGGTGGCGGCGCGGCTGGTGCAGGGGGTCGGGGCCGCGATGGTCGTACCGTCCTCCCTCGCCCTGCTGCGGGAGGTCTTCCCCGACCCGGCGGCGCGAGCGCGGGCCGTCGCCCTGTGGGGTGTGAGCGGCTCCGTCGGCTCGGCGGCCGGGCCCGTGGCCGGTGGTCTGCTCACCGTGATCGACTGGCGGTTGATCTTCTTCGTCAATCTGCCCGTCGGTGCGGTGGCCCTCGCGTTCCTCAAGCGCGCCCAGCCCTCCCCGCGCCGGTCGGTGCCCTTCGACGGGACCGGCCAGGTCGCCGCCGTCGCCGCCCTTGGCGGGCTGACGTACGCGGTCATCGAGGCCGGTGCCGACGGGTTCGGTACCGCGCGGGTCCTGGTCGCCTTCGCCGTGGCGGTCGTGGCAGGCGTCGGCTACGTCGTCGCGCAGGCCCGCGGCCGGCATCCGATGACGCCGCTGCCGCTGCCGCGCTCGCGCACGATGTCACTCTCGGTCGCCATCGGGTTCGCCCTGAACATCGGCTTCTACGGAATGATCTTCCTGCTGGGGCTGTACCTCCAGCAGGTGCACGGGCTGAGCGCGCTCGCCACCGGCGTGGCCTTCCTGCCGATGACCGTGCTCACCTCTTTCATCAGCCCGGTGGCCGCCCGCCTGTCGATGCGGTTCGGTGCGCGGATGCCGGTGATCAGCGGTCAGTTGCTGATGGTCGCGGGCCTGCTGGCCATGGTGGCGGTGCCCGCCGGAGCGCCGGTGTGGCTGTCGGTGGTGCTGATGATGCCGGTCGGCGCCGGCGGCGCGATGGCCGTGACCGCGCTGGTGGCGCTGCTGCTGGACAGCGTGCCCGCCGAGCGGGCCGGCGTCGCCGGTGGTGTGCTGAACGCCGCCCGGCAGCTCGGCGGCGCCCTGGCAGTCGCCGCCTTCGGAGCGCTGGTCGCCGACCGGGCCGGGTTCGTCGACGGGCTGCACACCAGTCTGCTGATCGCCGCGGCGACGGTGGGGGTGACTGTCCTGGCCACTGTGAGCCTGCGACCCGCTCCTCATACGTGA
- a CDS encoding LysR family transcriptional regulator — translation MDFTDVSLTALRVFRAVAEQGTFTAAAASLGYTQSAVSRQIAAIERAAGAELLERRRDGVRLTAAGLVVMRRATTVLDEIDATARELSGLPGQTGTVRLGWFPSAGAVLLPRALVALRRTDPGLHIVSREGSTPALVRALRAGSLDLALLASAPPFRPPDAESPPLTLHTLTERALCLALPATHPLARGDFVDVADLRGQRWIAGSSSGEDRLMGVWPGLDERPEIAHTARDWLAKLHLVAAGCGLTTVPPALIEAAPPGVRILPVRGGPQEQRRLFLARLPQPPSERVTRVAAALRAAALDGDPSGSDP, via the coding sequence ATGGACTTCACGGATGTGTCACTGACCGCGCTGCGCGTCTTCCGCGCCGTGGCCGAACAGGGGACCTTCACCGCGGCCGCGGCGTCGCTGGGCTACACCCAGTCGGCCGTGTCCCGGCAGATCGCCGCGATCGAACGCGCGGCAGGAGCCGAGCTGCTGGAGCGGCGGCGCGACGGAGTACGGCTGACCGCGGCCGGCCTCGTCGTCATGCGCCGTGCGACGACCGTGCTCGACGAGATCGACGCGACCGCGCGCGAACTGTCCGGCCTGCCCGGGCAGACCGGGACGGTCCGGCTGGGATGGTTCCCCAGTGCCGGGGCCGTTCTGCTGCCCCGAGCCCTGGTCGCGCTGCGCCGCACGGACCCCGGCCTGCACATCGTCAGCCGCGAAGGCAGCACTCCGGCGCTCGTGCGCGCCCTGCGGGCCGGCAGCCTGGACCTCGCCCTCCTGGCGTCGGCGCCGCCCTTCCGGCCGCCGGACGCCGAGTCGCCTCCACTGACTCTGCACACGCTCACCGAACGCGCGCTGTGCCTGGCGCTGCCCGCCACCCACCCGCTCGCCCGCGGCGACTTCGTCGACGTGGCCGATCTGCGCGGGCAGCGTTGGATCGCCGGCTCCTCCTCCGGCGAGGACCGGCTGATGGGGGTGTGGCCCGGTCTGGACGAACGGCCCGAGATCGCCCACACCGCCCGCGACTGGCTGGCCAAGCTTCACCTCGTCGCCGCCGGGTGCGGGCTGACGACCGTGCCGCCCGCACTCATCGAGGCGGCACCACCGGGGGTACGCATCCTTCCCGTGCGCGGTGGGCCTCAGGAGCAGCGGCGTCTGTTCCTGGCCCGTCTTCCCCAGCCGCCGAGCGAACGGGTGACGCGTGTGGCAGCCGCCCTGCGTGCCGCGGCGCTCGATGGTGACCCGTCGGGCTCAGACCCGTGA
- a CDS encoding serine hydrolase domain-containing protein, translating into MAEIQGSYDDLFSAVPGALAELLDAGDVGASVAVFVDGEPVVDVWGGFTDTDRTVPWQRDTIAGVWSVTKTMTALCALVLADRGELDLTAPVARYWPEFAAAGKDGVLVRHLLAHTAGLPDWDGPTTAEDLYDWPSATARLAAQAPRWEPGTAAGYHSLTQGFLVGEVVRRITGRGLGEFFADEVAGPLGADFHIGLSAEHDHRVALAIPPLSRDEDYVSSAPGKTAPPTAGGGIRVRDGNSVAWRRAEIPAASGFGNARSVALVQSVMACGGTVHGVRLLSQAGCARAWEEQFRGEDRLLGMPMRYGMGYGLFGTTYGWSGWGGATVMIEPDARMAVSYVPNQMREPGDDYRGLEVVMAAYDGLKGLRA; encoded by the coding sequence ATGGCCGAGATTCAGGGTTCGTACGACGATCTCTTCTCCGCGGTACCCGGCGCACTCGCCGAGTTGCTCGATGCCGGAGACGTGGGCGCCTCGGTGGCGGTCTTCGTGGACGGTGAGCCGGTGGTGGACGTCTGGGGCGGATTCACCGACACGGATCGCACGGTCCCGTGGCAGCGCGACACGATCGCGGGCGTCTGGTCGGTCACCAAGACGATGACGGCGCTGTGTGCCCTGGTCCTGGCCGACCGCGGCGAGCTCGACCTGACCGCGCCGGTCGCCCGGTACTGGCCGGAGTTCGCCGCGGCGGGCAAGGACGGGGTGCTGGTGCGGCACCTGCTCGCGCACACCGCGGGCCTGCCCGACTGGGACGGGCCGACGACGGCCGAGGATCTCTACGACTGGCCGTCGGCCACGGCGCGGCTCGCCGCGCAGGCTCCGCGCTGGGAGCCGGGCACCGCGGCCGGATACCACTCGCTCACCCAGGGGTTCCTGGTCGGCGAGGTCGTGCGCCGGATCACCGGCCGCGGCCTGGGCGAGTTCTTCGCCGACGAGGTGGCCGGGCCGCTGGGCGCGGACTTCCACATCGGGTTGTCCGCCGAGCACGACCACCGGGTCGCGCTCGCGATCCCGCCGCTGTCGCGCGACGAGGACTACGTGTCGAGCGCCCCCGGCAAGACCGCACCCCCTACCGCCGGAGGTGGGATACGGGTCCGTGACGGGAACAGCGTCGCCTGGCGGCGCGCGGAGATCCCCGCGGCGAGCGGATTCGGCAACGCCCGCTCGGTCGCCCTCGTGCAGTCGGTGATGGCGTGCGGCGGAACGGTGCATGGGGTGCGGCTGCTGTCGCAGGCCGGCTGTGCTCGTGCGTGGGAGGAACAGTTCCGTGGCGAGGACCGCCTCCTGGGCATGCCGATGCGCTACGGCATGGGGTACGGCCTGTTCGGCACTACGTACGGCTGGAGCGGCTGGGGCGGCGCGACGGTCATGATCGAACCCGACGCGCGCATGGCGGTGTCGTACGTGCCGAACCAGATGCGCGAGCCCGGGGACGACTACCGGGGACTCGAGGTCGTGATGGCGGCCTACGACGGGCTCAAGGGCCTGCGCGCCTGA
- a CDS encoding aldo/keto reductase, giving the protein MQTVILNNGVEMPILGFGVFQIPPEQTEQAVTEALAAGYRLLDAAAAYLNEEAVGRAIKNSGIPREELFVTTKLWIQDAGEETTKRAFETSLGKLGLDHLDLYLIHQPFGDVHGSWRAMQNLHREGRIKAIGVANFHPDRLVDLIVNNDVTPAVNQIETHPFFQRATDQEVMREHGVQIQSWGGFAEGRNNLFTHPVLSEIADKHGKSVAQVVLRWLSQRGIVAIPKSVRADRMAENIDVFDFELTDDQMASIAGLDTGRSLFFDHRDPAAVSRLTGLRIHD; this is encoded by the coding sequence ATGCAGACCGTGATCCTCAACAACGGCGTCGAAATGCCGATCCTCGGTTTCGGTGTCTTCCAGATACCGCCGGAGCAGACCGAGCAGGCGGTCACCGAGGCCCTCGCCGCCGGCTACCGACTGCTCGACGCCGCCGCCGCCTACCTCAACGAGGAAGCCGTGGGCCGAGCCATCAAGAACAGCGGCATCCCGCGCGAGGAACTGTTCGTCACCACCAAGCTGTGGATCCAGGACGCCGGTGAGGAGACCACCAAGCGCGCCTTCGAGACGTCGCTGGGCAAGCTCGGCCTCGACCACCTCGACCTGTACCTGATCCACCAGCCTTTCGGCGACGTCCACGGCTCCTGGCGCGCCATGCAGAACCTGCATCGCGAGGGCCGCATCAAGGCGATCGGCGTCGCCAACTTCCACCCCGACCGGCTCGTCGACCTCATCGTCAACAACGACGTCACGCCCGCGGTCAACCAGATCGAGACCCACCCGTTCTTCCAGCGCGCCACCGACCAAGAGGTCATGCGCGAGCACGGGGTCCAGATCCAGTCGTGGGGCGGGTTCGCCGAAGGCCGCAACAACCTGTTCACCCACCCGGTCCTGAGCGAGATCGCCGACAAGCACGGCAAGTCCGTGGCACAGGTCGTGCTCCGCTGGCTGTCCCAGCGCGGCATCGTCGCGATCCCCAAGTCGGTCCGCGCCGACCGTATGGCGGAGAACATCGATGTCTTCGACTTCGAGCTCACGGACGATCAGATGGCGTCCATCGCGGGCCTGGACACCGGCAGGTCTCTCTTCTTCGACCACCGTGACCCGGCCGCGGTCAGTCGGCTCACCGGCCTGCGCATCCACGACTGA
- a CDS encoding helix-turn-helix transcriptional regulator produces MASAQSSGGGTELGQFLRARRTQTRPDQVGLTVGPGLRRTPGLRREELATLAGMSIDYYVRMERGKETRPSPSVLDALARALHLDDAEHQHLRELAARAALPHSRLRSSGGTPIAPEPPPPPSRTVRPHLKLVLEALRPSPAYIISRSMDLLAWNPGGLALYAGLADWPATQRNLARYFFLHPTARTLFPDWDELVRGCVARLRSLAGTAPDAPDLTHLVGELLLKSPDFAKLWERYDVVGRKRIQKTFHHPQVGVLTLSGQSMNLEGTPGQRLGVYTAEPGTPDHDAMLLLDAIALEPAGHRDMKPEQQPHSQP; encoded by the coding sequence ATGGCATCCGCGCAGAGCAGCGGCGGCGGTACGGAGCTGGGTCAGTTCCTGCGCGCGCGCCGCACCCAGACCCGCCCCGACCAGGTCGGCCTCACCGTGGGGCCAGGCCTGCGCCGCACCCCCGGCCTGCGCCGCGAGGAACTGGCCACGCTCGCCGGCATGAGCATCGACTACTACGTCCGCATGGAGCGCGGCAAGGAGACCCGCCCAAGCCCCTCCGTGCTCGACGCCCTCGCCCGCGCCCTGCACCTCGACGACGCCGAGCACCAGCACCTGCGCGAGCTCGCCGCCCGCGCCGCCCTCCCCCACTCTCGGCTTCGCTCGAGCGGGGGGACCCCCATCGCCCCCGAACCCCCGCCGCCGCCCAGCAGGACAGTGCGCCCGCACCTGAAGCTGGTCCTGGAGGCGCTCCGGCCGAGCCCGGCCTACATCATCAGCCGCAGCATGGATCTGCTCGCCTGGAACCCCGGCGGCCTCGCCCTGTACGCGGGCCTCGCCGACTGGCCCGCCACACAGCGCAACCTGGCCCGCTACTTCTTCCTCCACCCCACCGCGCGCACCCTCTTCCCCGACTGGGACGAGCTGGTGCGCGGCTGCGTCGCCAGGTTGCGCAGCCTGGCCGGCACCGCCCCCGACGCCCCCGACCTCACCCACCTCGTGGGTGAACTCCTCCTCAAGAGCCCCGACTTCGCCAAACTGTGGGAGCGTTACGACGTCGTCGGACGCAAGAGGATCCAGAAGACCTTCCACCACCCCCAGGTCGGCGTCCTCACCCTCAGCGGTCAGAGCATGAACCTCGAAGGCACCCCGGGCCAACGCCTCGGCGTCTACACCGCCGAACCCGGCACCCCCGACCACGACGCAATGCTCCTGCTCGACGCGATCGCCCTCGAGCCCGCCGGGCACCGGGACATGAAGCCGGAACAGCAACCGCACTCACAGCCCTGA